A stretch of Arthrobacter sp. NEB 688 DNA encodes these proteins:
- a CDS encoding aspartate-semialdehyde dehydrogenase gives MPSSASSRTGRRPTLGVVGGTGAVGRVVLQVLPMHRHVWGEVRVAAGAEDVGTMLRVGDEELTVEAVAPDFFDGLDVAIFDIPPSIAREWVELAASRGVVCIDNSTVFRTEPDVPLVVPEVNPRRVADRPRGIIANPGATVMTMIDVLAVLHSGWELTELVVTTFQAASGLGRAGMARLRDELEVVAADRDLGTRPGDVRRLVEHELGVASPFPAPLALNVVPFVGHHQGAGWTSEEIKVRDETRKILDLPDLPVSATCVRVPVVSSHSVSLHASFGRKVDVDAARQALVEAPAVVVLDDPDEPEFPTPNDVVGADPRFAGRIRQDPGAPTTLDLFICGDNLRKGAALNMVQTAELVAADLRGR, from the coding sequence GTGCCCTCCTCCGCCTCCTCCCGCACCGGCCGGCGCCCCACCCTCGGGGTCGTCGGCGGCACCGGGGCCGTGGGGCGGGTCGTCCTCCAGGTCCTGCCGATGCACCGGCACGTCTGGGGCGAGGTGCGGGTCGCCGCCGGCGCCGAGGACGTCGGGACGATGCTGCGGGTCGGCGACGAGGAGCTGACCGTCGAGGCGGTGGCGCCGGACTTCTTCGACGGCCTCGACGTCGCGATCTTCGACATCCCGCCGAGCATCGCCCGCGAGTGGGTCGAGCTCGCGGCCTCCCGTGGCGTCGTGTGCATCGACAACAGCACGGTCTTCCGCACCGAGCCCGACGTCCCGCTCGTCGTCCCCGAGGTCAACCCGCGCCGCGTCGCCGACCGGCCGCGCGGCATCATCGCCAACCCCGGCGCCACGGTCATGACGATGATCGACGTCCTCGCCGTGCTGCACAGCGGCTGGGAGCTGACCGAGCTCGTCGTCACGACCTTCCAGGCCGCCTCCGGCCTCGGCCGCGCGGGGATGGCCCGGCTGCGCGACGAGCTCGAGGTCGTCGCCGCCGACCGCGACCTCGGGACCCGCCCGGGCGACGTGCGCCGGCTCGTCGAGCACGAGCTCGGGGTGGCCTCGCCGTTCCCGGCCCCGTTGGCGCTCAACGTCGTCCCCTTCGTCGGGCACCACCAGGGCGCCGGCTGGACCTCCGAGGAGATCAAGGTCCGCGACGAGACCCGCAAGATCCTCGACCTGCCCGACCTGCCCGTCTCCGCCACGTGCGTGCGCGTCCCGGTCGTGTCGTCGCACTCGGTCTCGCTGCACGCGTCGTTCGGCCGCAAGGTCGACGTCGACGCCGCCCGCCAGGCCCTCGTCGAGGCGCCGGCCGTCGTCGTCCTCGACGACCCGGACGAGCCGGAGTTCCCCACGCCCAACGACGTCGTCGGCGCCGATCCGCGCTTCGCGGGGCGCATCCGGCAGGACCCGGGCGCCCCGACGACCCTCGACCTCTTCATCTGTGGCGACAACCTGCGCAAGGGCGCCGCGCTCAACATGGTGCAGACGGCCGAGCTCGTCGCCGCCGACCTCCGGGGCCGGTGA
- a CDS encoding YoaK family protein: MTPTVLHRAAPTSVRDGLVVLLAVTSGATDAVGFLALGSAFTSVMTGNMVLFGMGLARGDGAALALTAVAIGSFVTGAALGARIAGSPRTGDPVWPRRIRAALGVELALFAVFALAWWGLGAAPPEPAFLPLLALNAVALGIQSSAIQRFGVPGLSTTYLTGTLTSVVGRLVSGHGLRAVGHSLTILAGLVAGAGLGATLVRVAPAAVPLVQLVPVGLVLLGSRLVRA; encoded by the coding sequence GTGACCCCCACCGTCCTGCACCGGGCCGCGCCGACGAGCGTGCGCGACGGGCTCGTCGTCCTGCTCGCGGTGACGAGCGGCGCGACCGACGCCGTCGGCTTCCTCGCCCTCGGCAGCGCGTTCACGAGCGTCATGACCGGCAACATGGTGCTGTTCGGGATGGGGCTGGCCCGCGGCGACGGTGCGGCCCTCGCGCTGACCGCCGTCGCGATCGGCTCCTTCGTCACCGGAGCCGCGCTCGGCGCCCGGATCGCCGGCTCCCCGCGCACCGGTGACCCGGTGTGGCCGAGGCGGATCCGCGCCGCCCTCGGGGTCGAGCTCGCGCTCTTCGCGGTGTTCGCCCTCGCGTGGTGGGGCCTCGGCGCCGCGCCGCCGGAGCCGGCGTTCCTCCCGCTGCTCGCGCTCAACGCGGTGGCGCTCGGCATCCAGAGCAGCGCGATCCAGCGCTTCGGGGTACCGGGCCTGTCGACGACCTACCTGACCGGCACGCTGACGAGCGTCGTCGGCCGGCTCGTCTCCGGGCACGGCCTGCGGGCCGTGGGTCACTCCCTGACGATCCTCGCCGGGCTCGTCGCCGGAGCGGGGCTCGGCGCGACCCTCGTGCGCGTCGCGCCCGCGGCCGTCCCCCTCGTCCAGCTCGTGCCGGTGGGGCTGGTCCTCCTCGGCAGCCGCCTCGTGCGCGCCTGA
- a CDS encoding pyrophosphate--fructose-6-phosphate 1-phosphotransferase — protein sequence MTVRTVAMLTAGGLAPCLSSAVGGLIERYTEVAPDVRIIAYTGGYTGLLKGEYVEVTPEVREKAHLLHRFGGSPIGNSRVKLTNVADCVRRGLVQEGQDPLHVAAERLTADGVDVLHTIGGDDTNTTAADLAAYLHENGYELTVVGLPKTIDNDVVPIRQSLGAWTAAEQGSRFAQNVIAEHSSNPRMLIVHEVMGRHCGWLTAATAAEYHRWVGEQEYVPAIGNDPRAWDVHAVFVPERHIDIEAEGARLRAVMDEVGCVNIFLSEGAGVEEVVAQLEASGQEVPRDPFGHVQLDKVNPGAWFAKQFAEVLGAEKTMVQKSGYFSRSAPANERDLALIKECTDLAVDAALRGEPGVIGHDEERGDELRPVEFPRIRGGKAFDPSVPWFTELLESLGQA from the coding sequence ATGACCGTCCGCACCGTCGCCATGCTCACCGCCGGTGGCCTGGCCCCGTGCCTCTCGTCGGCCGTCGGCGGCCTCATCGAGCGGTACACCGAGGTCGCGCCCGACGTGCGGATCATCGCCTACACGGGGGGCTACACCGGCCTGCTCAAGGGCGAGTACGTCGAGGTGACGCCCGAGGTCCGCGAGAAGGCCCACCTGCTGCACCGCTTCGGTGGCAGCCCGATCGGCAACAGCCGGGTCAAGCTGACCAACGTCGCCGACTGCGTGCGCCGCGGCCTCGTCCAGGAGGGCCAGGACCCGCTGCACGTCGCGGCCGAGCGGCTGACCGCGGACGGCGTCGACGTCCTGCACACGATCGGCGGCGACGACACCAACACGACGGCCGCCGACCTCGCCGCCTACCTCCACGAGAACGGCTACGAGCTGACCGTCGTCGGCCTGCCGAAGACGATCGACAACGACGTCGTCCCGATCCGCCAGAGCCTCGGCGCCTGGACGGCCGCCGAGCAGGGGAGCCGGTTCGCGCAGAACGTCATCGCCGAGCACTCCTCCAACCCGCGGATGCTCATCGTCCACGAGGTGATGGGCCGGCACTGCGGCTGGCTGACCGCCGCCACGGCCGCCGAGTACCACCGCTGGGTCGGCGAGCAGGAGTACGTGCCGGCCATCGGCAACGACCCGCGCGCCTGGGACGTGCACGCCGTCTTCGTGCCCGAGCGCCACATCGACATCGAGGCCGAGGGCGCGCGCCTGCGCGCGGTCATGGACGAGGTCGGCTGCGTCAACATCTTCCTGTCCGAGGGCGCCGGCGTCGAGGAGGTCGTCGCGCAGCTCGAGGCGAGCGGCCAGGAGGTCCCGCGCGACCCGTTCGGCCACGTCCAGCTCGACAAGGTCAACCCCGGCGCCTGGTTCGCCAAGCAGTTCGCCGAGGTCCTCGGCGCCGAGAAGACGATGGTCCAGAAGTCCGGCTACTTCTCCCGCTCGGCCCCGGCGAACGAGCGCGACCTCGCCCTCATCAAGGAGTGCACCGACCTCGCGGTCGACGCGGCGCTGCGCGGCGAGCCGGGCGTCATCGGGCACGACGAGGAGCGCGGCGACGAGCTGCGTCCGGTCGAGTTCCCGCGCATCCGCGGTGGCAAGGCCTTCGACCCGAGCGTCCCGTGGTTCACCGAGCTGCTGGAGTCCCTCGGCCAGGCGTGA
- a CDS encoding histidine kinase — MARVRLPSWVRGPGPDGSTEARVRAYLVLNLGAIWLSVVFLTVLDRAIGSSVSLRQNIAALVLAGVAYGVALGLARGGRLRGAAATAIVATWFVAFSLAWATPFTTPVALLVLHVPSLILTDALGIRLRTALLTATIGLTGALVALGEWRRPAWQADHPDLPMTPALVGFFTVVVAAVLVLGIRDAVLRLARSRDELEDSRARLAGASIEARREIERDLHDGAQQRLTTLAVDLGRLGRVVDRDPEQARVLVDGLQEQLAEAIRELRDLAHGIYPPLLAERGLAGALPAAARRTTLPCAVEVALLGGRPAPEVEAAVYFCCLEAMQNADRHSGGSLITVSVEDEQGLHFSVSDDGVGFDTAARADASGLTGMRDRIQSAGGVLDVVSVPGVGTSVVGSFAPRSQPH; from the coding sequence GTGGCACGGGTGCGGCTCCCGTCGTGGGTGCGCGGACCCGGTCCCGACGGCTCGACCGAGGCCCGGGTGCGGGCCTACCTCGTGCTCAACCTCGGGGCCATCTGGCTCTCGGTCGTCTTCCTCACCGTGCTCGACCGGGCCATCGGGAGCTCGGTCTCGTTGCGGCAGAACATCGCCGCGCTCGTGCTGGCGGGTGTCGCGTACGGCGTCGCCCTCGGGCTGGCGCGGGGCGGGCGGCTGCGCGGCGCGGCGGCGACCGCCATCGTCGCGACCTGGTTCGTCGCCTTCTCCCTCGCCTGGGCGACCCCGTTCACGACGCCGGTCGCGCTCCTGGTCCTCCACGTCCCCTCGCTCATCCTCACCGACGCCCTCGGGATCCGGCTGCGCACGGCGCTGCTCACGGCGACGATCGGGCTGACCGGCGCGCTCGTCGCCCTCGGCGAGTGGCGGCGCCCCGCGTGGCAGGCCGACCACCCCGACCTGCCGATGACGCCGGCGCTCGTCGGGTTCTTCACGGTCGTCGTCGCCGCCGTGCTCGTCCTCGGCATCCGCGACGCGGTGCTGCGCCTGGCCCGCAGCCGTGACGAGCTCGAGGACTCGCGCGCCCGCCTGGCCGGCGCCTCCATCGAGGCCCGGCGCGAGATCGAGCGGGACCTGCACGACGGCGCCCAGCAGCGCCTCACCACCCTGGCCGTCGACCTCGGCCGGCTCGGGCGCGTCGTCGACCGCGACCCGGAGCAGGCCCGGGTGCTCGTCGACGGCCTCCAGGAGCAGCTCGCCGAGGCCATCCGCGAGCTGCGCGACCTCGCGCACGGCATCTACCCGCCGCTGCTCGCCGAGCGCGGTCTCGCCGGCGCCCTGCCCGCGGCGGCGCGGCGCACGACGCTGCCGTGCGCGGTGGAGGTCGCGCTGCTCGGCGGGCGGCCGGCGCCGGAGGTCGAGGCCGCCGTCTACTTCTGCTGCCTCGAGGCGATGCAGAACGCCGACCGGCACTCGGGCGGATCGCTCATCACCGTGAGCGTGGAGGACGAGCAGGGGCTGCACTTCTCGGTGTCGGACGACGGGGTCGGCTTCGACACCGCCGCGCGGGCCGACGCCTCCGGGCTCACCGGGATGCGCGACCGGATCCAGTCCGCCGGAGGCGTGCTCGACGTCGTCTCCGTGCCCGGGGTCGGCACCTCGGTGGTGGGCTCCTTCGCGCCCCGCTCCCAGCCGCACTGA
- a CDS encoding response regulator transcription factor has translation MRVVLAEDNALLRRGLAALLTEHDAVASVVETGDLDELLAAVAHERPDAVLTDIRMPPTHTDEGIRAAAAFRSSDPDLGVVVLSQHADADGALSLVSGGSRGRAYLLKERVSDVDQLVAALTAVRRGESVIDPHVVDALMQHRMRFEGPVARLTAREREVLGLIATGASNSAIAGRLHVTSRAVEKHINSIFSKLDLPEGEALHRRVKAVLLYLAESGAAGSGPRPARG, from the coding sequence ATGCGGGTGGTGCTCGCCGAGGACAACGCGCTGCTGCGTCGGGGTCTCGCGGCGCTGCTCACCGAGCACGACGCCGTCGCGTCCGTCGTCGAGACCGGGGACCTCGACGAGCTGCTGGCGGCCGTCGCCCACGAGCGACCCGACGCCGTCCTCACCGACATCCGGATGCCGCCGACGCACACCGACGAGGGCATCCGGGCGGCCGCGGCGTTCCGCTCGAGCGACCCCGACCTGGGCGTCGTCGTCCTCTCGCAGCACGCGGACGCCGACGGCGCGCTGTCGCTCGTGTCGGGGGGCAGCCGGGGGCGGGCCTACCTCCTCAAGGAGCGGGTGTCGGACGTCGACCAGCTCGTCGCGGCGCTCACGGCGGTCCGGCGCGGCGAGAGCGTCATCGACCCCCACGTCGTCGACGCCCTCATGCAGCACCGGATGCGGTTCGAGGGACCCGTGGCGCGGCTGACCGCCCGCGAGCGGGAGGTGCTCGGGCTCATCGCGACCGGGGCGTCGAACTCCGCCATCGCGGGGCGCCTGCACGTCACCTCCCGGGCGGTCGAGAAGCACATCAACTCGATCTTCAGCAAGCTCGACCTGCCCGAGGGCGAGGCGCTGCACCGGCGGGTCAAGGCGGTGCTGCTCTACCTCGCCGAGAGCGGCGCCGCCGGGAGCGGCCCGCGGCCGGCGAGGGGCTGA
- a CDS encoding phospholipase D family protein, translating to MLSDVFLLPQERGNPHTRVDARHPDDVAWSTGNHVRPIAHGAAYFAELHERITALGPGDLLLFADWRGDPDEQLTDDPASTLSATLTGAARRGATVRGLLWRSHWRKFGFHSEKSRLLGLEINEAGGQCLRDMRVAPGGSHHQKLVVLRHGDDPSRDVAYVGGIDLCHSRRDTADHDGDPQPIAMPQVFGPRPAWHDVHAALTGPAVHDVETTFRERWEDSTPLTSNPGRFASSRLQGEDLDPGPLPEQAPPPPPVEGGHEAVQVLRTYPELLTQGFDFAPKGERSIAAANAKAVRSARRLVYLEDQYLWSEEVGRHFGEALREQPDLHLVAVIPIVPDMDGALTLAAQLHGRRLAMDLLLDAAPDRVALYGLTSPAGYPVYVHSKVCIVDDVWASVGSDNFNRRSWTNDSELSLGIQDDRPRGDDGAPRDAFARRLRRELVGEHVGLPADEVPDDPMEVWELMARTADALDAWYGDAGPSRGRVHVPRPKAPLKGTAVRWRRRGRPAIGVAGVPRPAGRLRRIGPPELRGWQNLVAPRLYDVFDPNGTIGLTNGLEQA from the coding sequence ATGCTCTCCGACGTGTTCCTCCTGCCGCAGGAGCGTGGCAACCCGCACACCCGGGTCGATGCGCGCCACCCCGACGACGTCGCGTGGAGCACCGGCAACCACGTGCGCCCGATCGCGCACGGCGCCGCGTACTTCGCCGAGCTCCACGAGCGGATCACCGCGCTCGGGCCCGGCGACCTCCTCCTCTTCGCGGACTGGCGCGGCGACCCGGACGAGCAGCTGACCGACGACCCCGCCTCGACCCTCAGCGCCACCCTGACCGGCGCGGCCCGGCGCGGGGCGACCGTCCGCGGCCTGCTGTGGCGCTCGCACTGGCGCAAGTTCGGCTTCCACTCCGAGAAGTCGCGGCTGCTCGGCCTCGAGATCAACGAGGCCGGCGGGCAGTGCCTGCGCGACATGCGGGTGGCGCCCGGCGGCTCGCACCACCAGAAGCTCGTCGTCCTGCGCCACGGGGACGACCCCTCCCGCGACGTCGCCTACGTCGGCGGCATCGACCTGTGCCACAGCCGACGCGACACCGCCGACCACGACGGCGACCCGCAGCCCATCGCGATGCCCCAGGTGTTCGGCCCGCGGCCGGCCTGGCACGACGTGCACGCGGCGCTGACCGGGCCCGCGGTGCACGACGTCGAGACGACCTTCCGCGAGCGCTGGGAGGACTCGACGCCGCTGACGAGCAACCCCGGCCGCTTCGCCTCGAGCCGCCTCCAGGGCGAGGACCTCGACCCGGGGCCGCTGCCGGAGCAGGCCCCGCCCCCGCCGCCGGTCGAGGGCGGGCACGAGGCGGTCCAGGTGCTGCGCACCTACCCCGAGCTGCTCACCCAGGGCTTCGACTTCGCGCCGAAGGGGGAGCGGAGCATCGCCGCGGCCAACGCCAAGGCCGTGCGCTCGGCCCGGCGGCTGGTCTACCTCGAGGACCAGTACCTCTGGTCGGAGGAGGTCGGCCGGCACTTCGGGGAGGCCCTGCGCGAGCAGCCGGACCTCCACCTCGTCGCGGTCATCCCCATCGTCCCCGACATGGACGGCGCGCTGACCCTCGCCGCGCAGCTGCACGGTCGCCGCCTCGCGATGGACCTCCTCCTCGACGCCGCGCCCGACCGGGTCGCGCTCTACGGCCTGACGAGCCCCGCGGGCTACCCGGTCTACGTGCACTCGAAGGTCTGCATCGTCGACGACGTGTGGGCCAGCGTCGGCTCGGACAACTTCAACCGCCGCTCGTGGACCAACGACTCCGAGCTCTCGCTCGGCATCCAGGACGACCGCCCGCGCGGGGACGACGGCGCCCCCCGGGACGCGTTCGCGCGCCGGCTGCGGCGCGAGCTCGTCGGCGAGCACGTCGGCCTGCCCGCCGACGAGGTCCCGGACGACCCGATGGAGGTCTGGGAGCTCATGGCCCGCACGGCCGACGCCCTCGACGCCTGGTACGGGGACGCCGGGCCCTCGCGCGGCCGGGTGCACGTGCCGCGGCCCAAGGCACCGCTCAAGGGCACGGCCGTGCGCTGGCGCCGACGCGGCCGCCCCGCCATCGGGGTGGCCGGCGTCCCGCGGCCGGCCGGTCGGCTGCGTCGCATCGGCCCCCCGGAGCTGCGCGGGTGGCAGAACCTCGTGGCCCCGCGCCTCTACGACGTCTTCGACCCCAACGGGACGATCGGGCTGACGAACGGCCTCGAGCAGGCCTGA
- a CDS encoding DUF4397 domain-containing protein, which produces MSRRPTGRPRSPFPAALLAVLVTVLAVVAAAPGAAAAGRHLPAATSTAWVRAAHLVPGVGTMTIRLVPFAGSALSDVPSGSVPEAVAEGQTRVLEPAVGYGGIGDYRQVPAGVYAVTIRPVGSGTSGPPVLTGTFEARPGEAVTLAALGGTKKDPRVEIITDSPASPASGTARVRLLPALPQVSAISVRADGGPVIARDAAYGQPTAYRTVPAGTWDLTLTTTGGTADITPLDSTVDVGGGGAYTVFVLGDGDGGVVLKPVSDAMGASATPVDGVQTGFGGVASRPGDTAVRAGLTVGAIGTSILLLLTVVGRRRRPRPGPAW; this is translated from the coding sequence ATGTCTCGACGCCCCACGGGTCGGCCCCGGTCCCCGTTCCCCGCCGCGCTCCTCGCCGTGCTCGTCACCGTCCTCGCCGTCGTCGCGGCGGCCCCGGGTGCGGCCGCCGCCGGGCGGCATCTCCCGGCGGCGACGTCGACCGCCTGGGTCCGCGCCGCGCACCTCGTCCCCGGCGTGGGGACGATGACGATCCGCCTCGTGCCCTTCGCCGGGTCCGCGCTCTCGGACGTGCCGAGCGGCAGCGTGCCGGAGGCCGTCGCCGAGGGCCAGACCCGGGTCCTCGAGCCCGCGGTCGGTTACGGCGGCATCGGGGACTACCGCCAGGTGCCGGCCGGCGTCTACGCCGTGACGATCCGGCCGGTGGGCTCGGGCACGAGCGGGCCGCCGGTGCTCACCGGGACCTTCGAGGCGCGCCCCGGCGAGGCCGTCACGCTCGCGGCCCTCGGTGGCACGAAGAAGGACCCGCGCGTCGAGATCATCACCGACAGCCCCGCCAGCCCGGCCTCCGGCACGGCCCGGGTGCGCCTCCTGCCCGCCCTCCCGCAGGTCTCGGCGATCTCGGTGCGCGCGGACGGCGGCCCGGTCATCGCGCGGGACGCGGCCTACGGGCAGCCGACCGCCTACCGCACGGTGCCCGCCGGGACGTGGGACCTCACCCTCACGACGACCGGCGGGACCGCGGACATCACGCCGCTCGACTCCACCGTCGACGTCGGCGGCGGGGGCGCGTACACCGTCTTCGTCCTCGGCGACGGCGACGGCGGCGTCGTCCTCAAGCCGGTCTCGGACGCGATGGGCGCGAGCGCGACCCCGGTCGACGGCGTGCAGACCGGCTTCGGCGGCGTGGCCAGCCGGCCGGGCGACACCGCCGTCCGCGCCGGCCTGACCGTCGGGGCCATCGGCACGAGCATCCTCCTCCTGCTCACCGTCGTCGGCCGGCGCCGCCGCCCCCGCCCGGGGCCGGCCTGGTGA
- a CDS encoding class F sortase, giving the protein MKPLAVRLLGGAAALAAVGGLAVAALAATRDEPARTAGPVVASALPTAGPSPTAPATVAGPGGFAQLAPDAWPSPDVPDSVAVTRRGPNDASLPARATGGSAATGDRPARVRIPSIGVDSRLVDLGIAPDGTMEVPRDPALAGWLTAAAAPGQRGPAVIAGHVDTHTGPAVFVRLRELRPGDDVEVVQRDGDVVRFTVRSSVQVAKDDFPTEAVYGPQPGPVLRLVTCSGEIDPATGHYTDNTVVFAS; this is encoded by the coding sequence GTGAAGCCCCTCGCGGTCCGCCTCCTCGGCGGCGCCGCGGCCCTCGCCGCCGTCGGCGGCCTCGCGGTCGCGGCGCTCGCCGCGACCCGTGACGAGCCCGCCCGGACGGCCGGCCCCGTCGTGGCGAGCGCCCTGCCGACGGCCGGCCCCTCGCCGACCGCCCCGGCCACGGTCGCCGGACCCGGCGGGTTCGCCCAGCTCGCACCGGACGCCTGGCCGAGCCCGGACGTGCCGGACTCCGTCGCGGTCACCCGTCGCGGACCCAACGACGCCTCGCTGCCCGCGCGGGCGACGGGGGGCTCCGCGGCGACGGGGGACCGGCCGGCGCGGGTGCGCATCCCGTCGATCGGGGTCGACTCGCGCCTCGTCGACCTCGGGATCGCCCCGGACGGGACGATGGAGGTGCCGCGCGACCCCGCGCTCGCCGGCTGGCTGACCGCGGCCGCCGCACCGGGGCAGCGCGGGCCGGCGGTCATCGCCGGGCACGTCGACACCCACACAGGCCCGGCGGTGTTCGTCCGGCTGCGCGAGCTACGGCCGGGGGACGACGTCGAGGTCGTCCAGCGCGACGGGGACGTCGTGCGGTTCACCGTCCGCTCGTCGGTGCAGGTGGCCAAGGACGACTTCCCGACCGAGGCGGTCTACGGGCCGCAGCCCGGCCCGGTCCTGCGCCTGGTCACCTGCAGCGGCGAGATCGACCCCGCCACCGGCCACTACACCGACAACACGGTCGTCTTCGCCTCCTGA
- a CDS encoding carboxylate--amine ligase: MPPAAPATDFRPVILGGDITAYTLVRTFHAAYGVRPLVVNMSEGGPVALSTLCDHEYVAGFEEADTFVRELERVGREHGGEGRPPLLLVAAGDWYVRMIIEHKDRLSAWFTIPYIDLDLLDRIVRKDVFYGILDEVGVPHPATIVVDCSGEHGEERDLPWQFPVVAKPADSALYHYASFEGKKKVYVCDTPEELADTLRRVRASSYDGNFLLQDFVPGDDTNMRVLTCYSDRDGKVVFGSVGHVLLEEHHPLAIGNPCVIITTEIDEVVEQAKRFLEHIGYVGFSNFDLKYDRRDGTYKFFEINVRLGRSNFYVTAGGNNVSEWYVRDWVRHEPMEGLTIARGEHLFAFVPKHVVKHYVLDEALRDKALGLMRSGRASDPNVYAPDLTLKRRAYNLAYHVNQVRKFREHFTDRR, translated from the coding sequence GTGCCTCCTGCCGCTCCCGCCACCGACTTCCGCCCCGTCATCCTCGGTGGCGACATCACCGCCTACACGCTCGTGCGGACCTTCCACGCCGCCTACGGCGTCCGGCCGCTCGTCGTCAACATGAGCGAGGGCGGCCCGGTCGCCCTCTCGACGCTCTGCGACCACGAGTACGTCGCGGGCTTCGAGGAGGCCGACACCTTCGTCCGCGAGCTCGAGCGCGTGGGCCGCGAGCACGGGGGCGAGGGCCGCCCGCCGCTGCTGCTCGTCGCCGCCGGTGACTGGTACGTGCGGATGATCATCGAGCACAAGGACCGGCTCTCGGCCTGGTTCACCATCCCGTACATCGACCTGGACCTGCTCGACCGGATCGTCCGCAAGGACGTCTTCTACGGGATCCTCGACGAGGTCGGCGTCCCGCACCCCGCGACGATCGTCGTCGACTGCTCGGGCGAGCACGGCGAGGAGCGCGACCTGCCGTGGCAGTTCCCCGTCGTCGCCAAGCCGGCCGACAGCGCGCTGTACCACTACGCGAGCTTCGAGGGGAAGAAGAAGGTCTACGTCTGCGACACCCCCGAGGAGCTCGCCGACACCCTGCGGCGGGTCCGGGCCAGCAGCTACGACGGCAACTTCCTCCTCCAGGACTTCGTCCCCGGCGACGACACGAACATGCGGGTGCTCACCTGCTACTCCGACCGCGACGGCAAGGTCGTCTTCGGCTCGGTCGGGCACGTCCTCCTCGAGGAGCACCACCCGCTCGCCATCGGCAACCCCTGCGTCATCATCACGACCGAGATCGACGAGGTCGTCGAGCAGGCCAAGCGCTTCCTCGAGCACATCGGGTACGTCGGGTTCAGCAACTTCGACCTCAAGTACGACCGGCGCGACGGCACGTACAAGTTCTTCGAGATCAACGTCCGCCTCGGGCGCTCGAACTTCTACGTGACGGCCGGCGGGAACAACGTCTCGGAGTGGTACGTCCGCGACTGGGTGCGCCACGAGCCGATGGAGGGGCTGACGATCGCCCGCGGCGAGCACCTCTTCGCGTTCGTGCCGAAGCACGTCGTCAAGCACTACGTCCTCGACGAGGCCCTGCGCGACAAGGCGCTCGGGCTCATGCGCTCGGGCCGGGCGAGCGACCCCAACGTCTACGCGCCCGACCTCACCCTCAAGCGCCGCGCGTACAACCTCGCGTACCACGTCAACCAGGTGCGCAAGTTCCGCGAGCACTTCACGGACCGCCGATGA
- a CDS encoding amino acid racemase yields the protein MTGAAVPGQPGGVLGGLGPAATVHFLRRVVELTDAHRDQDHVDLLVWQHGSIPDRTGFLRGENESPEPALVADVQALERAGATFVAVPCNTAIVWVEQMRAAVGIEVLDTVDETVAAAREAVPGLRRLGVLATDGTLSAGTYARSAERAGIELVLPDPEHQRETMSVIYDGVKAGNPVPRSRFDALVEHLRAQGAEAVALGCTELSVLRGDLGVEDPLVVDSIDAVAVATIRRAGARLRA from the coding sequence ATGACCGGCGCCGCGGTCCCCGGGCAGCCGGGCGGGGTGCTCGGCGGGCTCGGGCCGGCCGCCACCGTCCACTTCCTGCGCCGCGTCGTCGAGCTGACCGACGCGCACCGCGACCAGGACCACGTCGACCTGCTCGTCTGGCAGCACGGCTCGATCCCCGACCGCACCGGTTTCCTCCGCGGCGAGAACGAGAGCCCCGAGCCCGCGCTCGTCGCCGACGTGCAGGCCCTCGAGCGGGCGGGCGCCACGTTCGTGGCCGTCCCGTGCAACACCGCGATCGTCTGGGTCGAGCAGATGCGCGCCGCCGTCGGCATCGAGGTCCTCGACACCGTCGACGAGACGGTCGCCGCAGCGCGCGAGGCCGTCCCCGGCCTGCGGCGGCTCGGCGTCCTCGCCACCGACGGCACGCTCTCGGCCGGCACCTACGCCCGCTCCGCCGAGCGCGCCGGCATCGAGCTCGTACTCCCTGACCCCGAGCACCAGCGCGAGACGATGAGCGTCATCTACGACGGCGTCAAGGCCGGGAACCCGGTCCCGCGCAGCCGCTTCGACGCGCTCGTCGAGCACCTGCGGGCCCAGGGCGCCGAGGCCGTCGCCCTCGGCTGCACCGAGCTGTCGGTGCTGCGGGGCGACCTCGGGGTCGAGGACCCGCTCGTCGTCGACTCCATCGACGCGGTGGCCGTGGCGACCATCCGGCGGGCCGGCGCGCGGCTGCGCGCCTGA